A window of Zingiber officinale cultivar Zhangliang chromosome 5A, Zo_v1.1, whole genome shotgun sequence contains these coding sequences:
- the LOC121981121 gene encoding inositol-tetrakisphosphate 1-kinase 1-like isoform X1 — protein MRFVSQAIRDRGGIAGDLQLAMAENPRRFAVGYALAPKKQQSFIQPSLVELARQKGIDLVPIDESRPLADQGPFDCVLHKLYGDDWNTQLEDFVSKNPGVPVVDPPLAIERLHNRISMLQVVSELEIRQEKETFGIPSQVVIYDSAALSNSGVVGALRFPVIAKPLVADGSAKSHKMALVFHRDGLLKLKPPLVLQEFVNHGGVIFKVYVVGDYVQCVRRKSLPDVSEEKLECSEGSVTFSQVSNLIAQDPTEVEYYRHLDDAEMPPLSFITEIARGLRRAMGLHLFNFDVIRDAKVGNRYLVIDINYFPGYAKMPHYEKALSDFFWDIVHEKNGEDSGNGAVDEETKLLVSNHHKIADDVAVENNVT, from the coding sequence ATGCGGTTTgtttcgcaggcgatccgagATCGAGGAGGAATCGCTGGAGATTTGCAGCTCGCCATGGCGGAAAACCCTAGGAGATTTGCCGTAGGCTACGCGCTCGCTCCTAAGAAGCAGCAGAGCTTCATCCAGCCGTCGCTCGTCGAACTTGCGCGGCAAAAGGGCATCGATCTCGTCCCCATCGATGAGAGCCGGCCCCTCGCCGACCAGGGCCCCTTCGATTGCGTGCTCCATAAGCTTTATGGCGATGACTGGAATACGCAGCTCGAGGATTTCGTCTCGAAAAACCCTGGCGTCCCCGTCGTCGATCCTCCCCTCGCGATTGAGCGCCTCCACAATCGCATCTCCATGCTGCAGGTCGTGTCTGAGCTCGAGATCCGGCAGGAGAAGGAAACCTTCGGGATTCCTAGCCAGGTCGTGATCTATGATTCTGCCGCCCTCTCCAACTCTGGCGTTGTCGGAGCTCTTCGTTTCCCCGTCATCGCCAAGCCTCTGGTGGCCGATGGCAGCGCCAAGTCCCACAAGATGGCCCTTGTTTTCCACCGTGACGGCCTATTAAAGCTTAAACCGCCGCTCGTGCTGCAGGAGTTTGTAAACCACGGAGGGGTCATATTCAAGGTGTACGTGGTGGGGGACTACGTGCAGTGCGTGAGAAGGAAGTCCCTCCCGGATGTCTCCGAAGAGAAGCTGGAGTGTTCTGAGGGGTCCGTCACCTTCTCTCAGGTGTCCAATTTGATTGCACAAGACCCGACGGAGGTAGAGTACTACAGGCATCTGGACGATGCAGAGATGCCTCCGTTAAGCTTTATCACCGAGATAGCTAGAGGTTTGAGGCGGGCTATGGGAttacatcttttcaattttgatgtgatcagggATGCGAAGGTGGGAAACCGCTACCTTGTGATCGACATCAACTACTTTCCTGGATATGCCAAAATGCCCCATTATGAGAAAGCTCTGTCTGACTTCTTCTGGGACATTGTTCATGAGAAGAATGGGGAAGACTCTGGAAACGGAGCCGTCGACGAAGAAACTAAGCTTTTGGTCAGCAATCATCACAAGATAGCAGATGATGTGGCCGTGGAGAATAATGTGACCTGA
- the LOC121981121 gene encoding inositol-tetrakisphosphate 1-kinase 1-like isoform X2 produces the protein MAENPRRFAVGYALAPKKQQSFIQPSLVELARQKGIDLVPIDESRPLADQGPFDCVLHKLYGDDWNTQLEDFVSKNPGVPVVDPPLAIERLHNRISMLQVVSELEIRQEKETFGIPSQVVIYDSAALSNSGVVGALRFPVIAKPLVADGSAKSHKMALVFHRDGLLKLKPPLVLQEFVNHGGVIFKVYVVGDYVQCVRRKSLPDVSEEKLECSEGSVTFSQVSNLIAQDPTEVEYYRHLDDAEMPPLSFITEIARGLRRAMGLHLFNFDVIRDAKVGNRYLVIDINYFPGYAKMPHYEKALSDFFWDIVHEKNGEDSGNGAVDEETKLLVSNHHKIADDVAVENNVT, from the coding sequence ATGGCGGAAAACCCTAGGAGATTTGCCGTAGGCTACGCGCTCGCTCCTAAGAAGCAGCAGAGCTTCATCCAGCCGTCGCTCGTCGAACTTGCGCGGCAAAAGGGCATCGATCTCGTCCCCATCGATGAGAGCCGGCCCCTCGCCGACCAGGGCCCCTTCGATTGCGTGCTCCATAAGCTTTATGGCGATGACTGGAATACGCAGCTCGAGGATTTCGTCTCGAAAAACCCTGGCGTCCCCGTCGTCGATCCTCCCCTCGCGATTGAGCGCCTCCACAATCGCATCTCCATGCTGCAGGTCGTGTCTGAGCTCGAGATCCGGCAGGAGAAGGAAACCTTCGGGATTCCTAGCCAGGTCGTGATCTATGATTCTGCCGCCCTCTCCAACTCTGGCGTTGTCGGAGCTCTTCGTTTCCCCGTCATCGCCAAGCCTCTGGTGGCCGATGGCAGCGCCAAGTCCCACAAGATGGCCCTTGTTTTCCACCGTGACGGCCTATTAAAGCTTAAACCGCCGCTCGTGCTGCAGGAGTTTGTAAACCACGGAGGGGTCATATTCAAGGTGTACGTGGTGGGGGACTACGTGCAGTGCGTGAGAAGGAAGTCCCTCCCGGATGTCTCCGAAGAGAAGCTGGAGTGTTCTGAGGGGTCCGTCACCTTCTCTCAGGTGTCCAATTTGATTGCACAAGACCCGACGGAGGTAGAGTACTACAGGCATCTGGACGATGCAGAGATGCCTCCGTTAAGCTTTATCACCGAGATAGCTAGAGGTTTGAGGCGGGCTATGGGAttacatcttttcaattttgatgtgatcagggATGCGAAGGTGGGAAACCGCTACCTTGTGATCGACATCAACTACTTTCCTGGATATGCCAAAATGCCCCATTATGAGAAAGCTCTGTCTGACTTCTTCTGGGACATTGTTCATGAGAAGAATGGGGAAGACTCTGGAAACGGAGCCGTCGACGAAGAAACTAAGCTTTTGGTCAGCAATCATCACAAGATAGCAGATGATGTGGCCGTGGAGAATAATGTGACCTGA